In Colletotrichum higginsianum IMI 349063 chromosome 3, whole genome shotgun sequence, a genomic segment contains:
- a CDS encoding Phospholipid-transporting ATPase, with translation MPSQTSYRSADPPGSPGNDSDSDLDLDIQELDPATTTTERSSGLIRHDRQSTEHRSPRIALRNLRMGGSRRAGQKARGYGELGQNRDDASEDAQALLGEPGGSSSRYRDGNPGAGSDDDSPLLPGGSPPRRRSFAGDRFERLTSSLRLPSFMSNSGTQEAAKDDGQDQDEDDPSSSRLVAVGSSQATRFPPNLISNAKYTALTFLPVTLYNEFSFFFNMYFLLVALSQAIPALRIGYLTTYVAPLAFVLVITMGKEAYDDIERRRRDNEANAEAYTVLVFEEPGRGMVSGQRSHKRLKSDSLRKKGKNTVNNRDRLSDIREEEERAEGDGPVAEPSSFVREVGRKSRDLKVGDVLKLSKGQRVPADVVILKCITSETTNASPVMETIAEEESLLVNTDEEPENVKLPTKGKEVESNDSGGGATGETFIRTDQLDGETDWKLRLASPLSQTLPTEEFVRLRVTGGKPDRKVNEFLGTVELLPSRRDAQDQQGALDGDEGTSAPLSIDNTAWANTVIASNATTLAVIMYTGPQTRSALSTAPSRSKTGLLEYEINSLTKILCALTLALSIILVALEGFGNTEGNVWYIKIMRFLILFSTIVPISLRVNLDMGKSAYSWFIQRDPGIPGAVVRTSTIPEDLGRIEYLLSDKTGTLTQNEMEMKKIHVGTVSYANEAMDEVTSYVKQGFHIQPTTDPSSHTMLITPSSTFANSTNVGATRTRREIGSRVRDVVLALALCHNVTPTTEEEDGKTVVSYQASSPDEIAIVRWTESVGLRLAYRDRTSMVLESTENGREIVRVRILDVFPFTSEGKRMGIVVQFFEQAQSTAPNLADSEIWFYQKGADTVMSPIVAENDWLDEETSNMAREGLRTLVVGRKRLSYEQYKEFTGSYQAASLAIAGRDAGMQRVVAQYLERDLELLGVTGVEDKLQKDVKPSLELLRNAGIKIWMLTGDKVETARCVAVSSKLVARGQYIYTVSKLKKKDNAQDHLDFLRGKTDSCLLIDGESLALFLTHFRIEFVSVAVQLPTVVACRCSPTQKAEIAKLIKEYTKKRVCCIGDGGNDVSMIQAADVGVGIVGKEGRQASLAADFSIEQFFHLTKLLVWHGRNSYKRSAKLAQFVIHRGLIIAVCQTMYSIAIKFEPEGLYKNWLLVGYSTVYTAFPVLSLVLDKDVDENLANLYPELYKELTSGRSLSYRTFFVWVAVSIYQGCTIQGLSQILTEVEGPKMVAVSYTVLVLNELLMVAIEITTWHPVMIISIVGTFVVFVGSVPFLGDYFDLQFIITLGFIWRVLAIAAISLIPPYAVKLIRRTMKPPSYRKVQST, from the exons ATGCCTTCCCAAACTTCATACCGTTCCGCGGATCCGCCAGGCTCCCCGGGGAATGATTCTGATTCAGACCTCGATCTCGACATCCAGGAGCTCGATCCTGCGACCACAACCACCGAACGCAGTTCTGGCCTCATCCGACACGACCGCCAATCCACCGAGCACCGATCACCACGTATAGCACTGCGGAATCTTCGCATGGGGGGCTCACGCCGCGCTGGGCAGAAGGCCAGGGGATACGGCGAACTCGGCCAGAACCGTGACGACGCCAGCGAGGATGCCCAAGCACTTCTCGGCGAGCCCGGAGGTTCTTCGTCGCGGTATAGGGACGGAAACCCAGGCGCAGGCTCGGACGACGATTCGCCTCTCCTCCCCGGCGGCTCGCCTCCCAGGCGCCGCTCCTTCGCCGGAGATAGGTTCGAGCGCCTCACTTCCAGCCTACGACTCCCTAGCTTTATGTCCAATTCGGGCACCCAGGAAGCCGCCAAGGACGATGGGCAAGACCAAGACGAGGATGACCCGTCGAGCTCCCGTCTCGTTGCCGTAGGGTCATCGCAGGCGACAAGATTCCCTCCGAACCTCATATCCAACGCCAAGTACACGGCGCTCACCTTCCTGCCCGTCACACTATACAACGAATTCTCGTTCTTCTTCAACATGTACTTTTTGCTGGTGGCTTTATCCCAGGCGATCCCTGCCCTACGAATCGGCTACCTCACGACATATGTTGCACCGCTGGCCTTTGTGCTGGTGATCACCATGGGAAAGGAGGCTTACGACGATAtcgagaggaggaggagggataATGAGGCGAATGCGGAGGCGTATACAGTCTTGGTGTTCGAAGAGCCTGGCCGGGGGATGGTTTCTGGGCAGCGGTCTCACAAGAGGCTCAAGTCGGATTCCCTGAGGAAAAAGGGCAAAAACACGGTCAACAACCGAGACAGACTATCGGATATtcgagaggaagaagagcggGCCGAAGGAGACGGGCCTGTCGCAGAGCCGTCCTCATTTGTCCGCGAAGTCGGCCGAAAGTCGCGCGACCTCAAGGTTGGCGATGTCCTCAAGTTGAGCAAGGGGCAAAGAGTCCCCGCCGACGTGGTGATTCTGAAGTGCATCACCTCAGAGACGACAAATGCATCGCCCGTCATGGAGACAATCGCGGAGGAAGAATCGTTGCTGGTAAATACGGACGAAGAGCCCGAGAACGTAAAGTTACCAACAAAGGGCAAAGAAGTTGAGAGCaacgacagcggcggcggcgcaacTGGCGAGACTTTCATCAGAACTGACCAACTGGATGGAGAAACAGACTGGAAGCTGCGGCTGGCATCGCCCTTATCGCAAACCCTGCCCACGGAAGAGTTTGTTCGTCTCCGTGTCACGGGAGGTAAGCCGGATAGAAAGGTGAACGAGTTCTTGGGTACAGTCGAGCTACTACCCAGCAGACGAGACGCCCAAGATCAACAGGGAGCACTCGACGGAGACGAAGGAACATCGGCCCCTTTGTCGATAGACAACACAGCTTGGGCGAACACCGTCATCGCCTCCAACGCCACCACGCTCGCAGTCATCATGTACACTGGACCTCAGACAAGATCGGCGCTGTCGACCGCTCCCTCGCGATCGAAGACCGGTCTCCTGGAGTACGAAATCAACTCCTTGACCAAGATTCTGTGCGCCCTGACCTTGGCACTCTCTATCATTCTTGTGGCCTTGGAGGGCTTCGGCAACACCGAGGGCAACGTCTGGTACATCAAGATCATGCGATTCTTGATCCTTTTCTCGACCATTGTACCCATCAGTCTGCGCGTCAATCTCGACATGGGTAAGAGCGCGTACTCCTGGTTCATCCAACGCGACCCTGGTATTCCCGGGGCCGTTGTTCGAACAAGCACGATCCCCGAAGACCTGGGCAGAATCGAGTATCTGCTCAGTGACAAAACTGGCACCTTGACACAGAAcgagatggagatgaagaAAATCCACGTCGGCACGGTTTCCTACGCCAACGAGGCCATGGACGAGGTCACGTCGTATGTCAAGCAAGGCTTCCATATTCAACCGACCACCGACCCTTCGTCGCACACGATGTTGATCACCCCTTCGTCGACGTTCGCAAACTCGACCAACGTCGGAGCGACCCGTACGAGAAGAGAGATCGGGTCCCGTGTGCGAGACGTAGTCCTTGCTCTGGCGTTGTGCCACAAcgtgacgccgacgacagaggaagaagacggaaAGACCGTGGTCTCGTACCAGGCGTCTTCTCCAGACGAAATTGCCATCGTCCGTTGGACCGAGTCCGTTGGCCTCCGCCTCGCCTATCGGGACCGTACAAGCATGGTCCTCGAGTCAACGGAAAACGGCCGCGAGATTGTCCGCGTGCGcatcctcgacgtcttcCCTTTCACGTCCGAAGGAAAGCGCATGGGCATTGTCGTTCAGTTCTTTGAGCAGGCTCAGTCAACAGCACCGAATCTTGCCGATAGCGAGATTTGGTTCTACCAAAAGGGTGCTGATACGGTCATGAGCCCCATAGTCGCCGAGAACGACTGGCTCGACGAGGAAACATCCAACATGGCTCGGGAGGGTCTTCGCACACTCGTGGTCGGACGCAAACGTCTATCGTACGAACAGTACAAAGAGTTCACCGGAAGCTACCAGGCAGCTTCGCTAGCCAtcgccggccgcgacgccggcatGCAGCGTGTCGTGGCTCAGTACCTCGAGCGCGATCTGGAACTTCTCGGCGTcaccggcgtcgaggacaagCTTCAGAAAGACGTCAAGCCATCGCTGGAGCTGTTGAGGAATGCCGGCATCAAGATCTGGATGTTGACTGGTGACAAGGTCGAGACGGCACGCTGTGTCGCCGTGAGCTCCAAGCTGGTCGCCCGCGGCCAGTACATCTACACCGTATCCAAGcttaagaagaaggacaatGCGCAGGACCACCTCGACTTCCTCCGGGGCAAGACGGACTCCTGCCTTCTGATAGACGGCGAGAGTCTGGCTCTGTTTCTGACCCATTTCCGGATCGAGTTCGTGTCCGTTGCCGTACAGCTCCCGACTGTTGTTGCTTGCCGGTGCTCCCCGACGCAGAAGGCGGAGATTGCGAAGCTGATCAAAGAGTACACCAAGAAACGCGTCTGCTGCAtcggtgacggcggcaacgatgTCTCCATGATCCAGGCGGCGGACGTCGGTGTTGGTATCGTGGGCAAGGAGGGTCGCCAGGCCAGTTTGGCGGCCGACTTCTCGATCGAGCAGTTCTTCCACTTGACCAAACTCCTGGTCTGGCACGGACGAAACAGCTACAAGCGCAGCGCCAAGCTTGCCCAGTTTGTCATACATCGCGGGCTGATCATTGCCGTCTGCCAGACCATGTACAGCATCGCCATCAAATTCGAGCCTGAAGGTCTTTACAAG AACTGGCTTCTCGTGGGATACTCCACCGTGTACACCGCGTTCCCTGTTCTCTCGcttgtcctcgacaaggacgtAGACGAGAACCTGGCTAACCTCTATCCCGAACTGTATAAGGAGCTCACCTCCGGGCGGTCACTGTCTTATCGGACCTTCTTCGTCTGGGTTGCCGTTTCAATCTATCAAGGCTGCACCATCCAAGGGCTCTCGCAGATCCTCACAGAAGTCGAGGGGCCCAAGATGGTGGCCGTATCATACACCGTGCTGGTGCTCAACGAGCTCCTCATGGTTGCCATTGAAATCACGACGTGGCATCCCGTCATGATCAtctccatcgtcggcacCTTTGTCGTGTTCGTGGGCTCTGTGCCGTTCCTGGGCGACTATTTTGACCTCCAATTCATCATTACACT GGGGTTCATCTGGCGCGTTCTCGCCATCGCGGCCATATCGCTCATCCCGCCGTACGCGGTGAAACTCATCAGGAGGACGATGAAGCCGCCCTCGTACAGGAAAGTGCAGAGCACGTAG
- a CDS encoding Fmi1 protein encodes MYSAPRAISRLAREWRLVNPRLSTTSSASSCSFSSTATALSSSSSSSKPRPQSRPRPSAPPPPFELVPTCPSPTCECAATPAMPDGLDIDRTAPLNGVVSAYAEQVLACTGRDDWASRIEEENSGDNLAADLKELFGRGGTYSDPWHNVSVLNASFPSSTPRRSELQTTSAYLLPSFKYVPFLPRVSFDSVQALAKGYLLPEKLHPMHDGLSPIHRDRLTREAAYRPLLYGVRDVTDVLVLICGHGGRDMRCGVMGPVLREEFERRLEGSGVAVARGPVEVDEGGEEKGRIAAPEGQEEKKKKKEEEEEGGDGEMAARVGLISHIGGHKFAGNVIVYIPPGLRMTSGEKHPLAGKGIWYGRVEPKHVEGIVKETVLGGRVIADMFRGGIDENRKILRL; translated from the exons TGGCGTCTGGTGAACCCGCGACTCTCcaccacctcgtcggcgtcatcgtgCTCATTTTCCTCCACCGCAACAGCATTatcgtcatcctcatcgtcgtcaaaaCCAAGACCGCAATCCCGGCCCCGGCCGTCGgccccaccgccgccgttcgAGCTTGTGCCGACATGtccctcgccgacgtgcGAGTGCGCCGCCACACCAGCTATGCCGGACGGGCTCGACATCGACCGCACGGCCCCGCTCAACGGCGTCGTGTCGGCGTACGCCGAGCAGGTGCTCGCGTGCACGGGGCGGGACGACTGGGCGTCGcgcatcgaggaggagaacagCGGGGACAACCTTGCGGCGGACCTGAAAGAGCTGTTTGGGCGCGGTGGCACGTATAGCGAT CCATGGCACAACGTCTCGGTCCTCAACGCCTCGTTCCCCTCGTCCACGCCTCGGCGGAGCGAGCTGCAGACGACGAGCGCCTACCTCCTGCCGAGCTTCAAGTACGTGCCGTTCCTGCCGCGCGTGAGCTTCGACAGCGTCCAGGCGCTCGCCAAGGGGTACCTGCTCCCGGAGAAGCTGCACCCGATGCACGACGGTCTGTCGCCGATCCACCGCGACCGGCTGACGCGCGAGGCCGCCTACCGGCCGCTGCTGTACGGGGTGCGGGACGTCACCGACGTGCTGGTGCTGATCTGCGGGCACGGCGGGCGGGATATGCGGTGCGGCGTCATGGGCCCCGTGCTGCGGGAGGAGTTCGAGAGGAGGCTCGAGGGGTCCGGGGTTGCCGTCGCCAGGGGCCCCGtggaggtcgacgagggcggcgaggagaagggaaggaTCGCGGCGCCTGAGGGacaggaggagaagaagaagaagaaggaggaggaggaggagggcggcgacggggagATGGCGGCCAGGGTCGGGCTGATTAGCCACATCGGCGGTCACAAGTTTGCGGGGAACGTCATCGTGTACATTCCGCCGGGCTTGCGGATGACCAGCGGCGAGAAGCACCCGCTCGCCGGGAAGGGGATATGGTACGGCAGGGTCGAGCCGAAGCAcgtcgagggcatcgtcaaggagacggtcctcggcggccgggtgATTGCGGACATGTTCCGCGGGGGTATCGACGAGAACCGAAAGATTCTGAGACTgtga
- a CDS encoding oxidoreductase FAD-binding domain-containing protein yields the protein MTSSALASATGAAGRSVARIQRHQLRPTSAAAEASFISPRYLPLLVLLAVAGVAWDSQWLFPSTPASADPAEQTVLGSARRFVPFAVVAREQVSPTSFILTLKAPANKLPGVASLWNVFDLWCVEVKQPQIQVAREYTPLPPPPDAAADEDDTLRLYVRAVRGGEVSTYLSRLSPPSPDGAVAGDTVELRGPHGEFDLGSRLGGRGDRVVFLAGGTGIASALQAAHAVLPLPRAPSMTIFWAVRSRDEIYRGGGSLSPTNPSSPSSSSASWWNWSWNPFSGRSSEGPGSWSGIRAEALTVGTEDPSPVSRELLALKEKYGDRLDVRVVIDQEGTAVRDSDLAASLTCRPGGPETTHSVEGCRFHSQTAHLGMVDGAPNAGKRGLFRQSDCACSSSATSAAPGKNVFVVSGPEGFVEAYAGAKVWRDGGQLQGPVGGMLGALQRKNPDTLKDWIVLKL from the exons ATGACGTCTTCCGCGCTGGCTTCCGCCACGGGTGCGGCCGGCCGGTCCGTCGCCCGCATCCAGCGTCACCAGCTCCGTCCaacctccgccgccgcag AGGCATCCTTCATAAGCCCTCGGtacctccccctcctcgtcctcctcgcggtggccggcgtcgcctGGGACTCCCAATGGCTCTTCCCCTCCacgcccgcctccgccgacCCGGCCGAGCAGACCGTCCTCGGGTCTGCCCGCAGGTTCGTCcccttcgccgtcgtcgcccgcgaACAGGTTTCCCCGACCTCCTTCATCCTGACCCTCAAAGCCCCCGCAAACAAGCTCCCCGGCGTCGCCTCCCTCTGGAACGTCTTTGATCTGTGGTGCGTCGAGGTCAAGCAGCCCCAGATCCAAGTCGCGCGGGAATATACgccccttcctcccccgccgGACGCGGCAgcagacgaggacgacacgCTGAGGCTGTACGTCCGCGCGGTgcgaggcggcgaggtgtCGACGTATCTCAGCCGCCtgtcgccgccttctccggacggcgccgttgcggGGGACACGGTCGAGCTCCGCGGCCCGCATGGCGAGTTCGACTTGGGCTCGCGCCTCGGCGGGCGGGGCGACCGCGTCGTGTTCCTCGCGGGCGGCACGGGCATCGCCAGCGCCCTGCAGGCCGCCCACGCCGTGCTCCCGTTGCCCCgggcgccgtcgatgacCATCTTCTGGGCCGTGCGTAGCCGCGACGAGATCTAtcggggcggcgggagcTTGTCTCCGACAaacccgtcgtcgccgtcgtcctcatcaGCGTCGTGGTGGAATTGGAGCTGGAATCCCTTTTCAGGACGCTCGTCGGAGGGCCCTGGATCCTGGTCCGGCATCCGGGCCGAGGCGCTGACCGTGGGAACCGAGGACCCTTCGCCCGTCAGCAGGGAGCTCCTGGCGTTGAAGGAGAAGTACGGCGACAGGCTCGATGTGCGCGTCGTGATCGACCAGGAGGGcaccgccgtccgcgacTCGGACCTGGCCGCTTCTCTCACGTGCCGCCCAGGCGGTCCCGAGACGACGCACTCCGTCGAAGGGTGCCGGTTCCACTCGCAGACGGCGCACCTCGGCATGGTGGACGGCGCGCCCAACGCCGGGAAGCGGGGCCTGTTCCGGCAGAGCGACTGCGcgtgctcctcctccgcgacgtcggcggcgccgggcaAGAACGTGTTCGTGGTGTCCGGGCccgagggcttcgtcgaggcctACGCGGGAGCCAAGGTGTGGCGGGATGGCGGGCAGCTGCAGGGCCCTGTGGGCGGCATGCTGGGCGCGCTGCAGAGGAAGAACCCCGACACCCTGAAGGACTGGATCGTCCTCAAGCTGTGA